A region of the Bradyrhizobium manausense genome:
GCCGCTCAGCGTGTCGTCGCCGTCGCCACCTTCGAGGATGTCGCTGCCGGCTGCACCATTGAGCGTGTCGTTGCCGGCACCGCCATACAGCGCATCATTGCCGTCACCACCGTTGAGCGTGTCGTTGCCGGCATTGCCGATCAGCGTATCGTCGCCGGCGTTGCCGTTGAGGTTATCGTTACCCGCACCGCCGGCAATCACGTTGTCGAGCTCGTTGCCGTTGCCGGTGAACGCGGCCGTCCCTGTGAAGATCAGGTTCTCGACATTGTTGCCGAGCGTATAGCTGGTCAGGCTGGTCTGAACCGTGTCGTTGCCCTGGCCGGCCAGTTCGACCACCGCATCGCCGATATTGTCGACGATGAAGATGTCGTTGCCGGTCCCGCCGGTCATCGAATCCGCACCCGTACCGCCGTCCAGCCGATCGTTGCCGGCACCGCCGGTCAGCAGGTCGTTGCCGCCAAGGCCGAGGAGCACGTCGTCTCCGGCGCCGCCAGCCAGCGTGTTGCCCGCGGCCGTCCCGGTTTGTGTTGCCGCGCTGTCGGCCACGTCCTGCACCAGGATCGTAAACCTCGTGGTCTTCGACAGGCCCTCCTGGTCGGTCGCCGTGACGGTCAGGAACACGGACTGCCCGGCCTCGGCATCGAGCGAGATGCCTGCCTTCAGCTTCAGAACGCCGCCGACCACCTCGAACCGGGCGTCGGAGACCGTGATCGCCTGCACGTCGCCGAGATCCTGATCGTAGACGCTGACAGTCCCGATCGCCGCACCGGCGGCATTCTCCGCCACCGCCGCGTTGCTCAGCGCAATCGCATCGGGCGCCTCGTTGACGTTCAGCACGACCAGACCGATCGGGAAGTCGACAGAGTTGCCGTCATTGTCGGTCACATTGACGGTCAAGCCGAGCATGCCGACGTCGCTGTCGTCGAGCCGCGCGCCGGCCGCAAGTCGCAACGAGCCGCTGACGATCTCGAACCGCGGATCGGACACGATGAATGTGTGCGTGTCGCCGGGATCGTCATCGACCGTAACCGCGGCAATCGGCACCCCCGCGGCAATATTCTCGAACACGAACATGTTGCTGATGGACAACCCGAGCGGCGGCCCCGGCAGATTGATGACCGGCGCCGTCGCCGCACCGAAGAACGTCTCGGCCGTCCCGAGATCATCGGTATAGCTGGCCACGACGCGCAGCATCATGTCGGCCTGGGCATTGCCCGGCGTGAAGCTGGTCGTGACTGCGCCGGCAATGTCGGTCCAGGTCGAACCGTCAGGCGATTGCTGCCATTGATAGGTGAAGACAGCCGTGGTCAGGCCGTCCGCATCCGTGATCAGGTTGGCCACCGTCAGGAGATCGCCTTCCGTGGGGGTCGCTTCGCTGATGGCGAGCGTGCCCGCCGGCAGGTCGTTGACGTTTGTGATCGGTGCTGTCGGCTCCGAGAACACTTGCTCGATCACGCCGTTCGCATCCTGATAGAGTGCGCGGACCCGCAGACGGAGGCCGACCTCTGCATCACCCGGCGTGAAGGTCGGGCCGGTCACCCGAGCGACTTCGCCCGCCGTGAAGTCCGTCAGCAGGTCATCGTAGACGCCGCTGTCCGGAACGGTTTCCACTTGCCAGAAATAGGCCACGGCACCGGTGATCGCGCCGGTACCAGGGTTGTCGGCGTCCGTGATGCCGGCGAGCGACACCGTCAGCGGCTGATCTTCGGTCGCGGCTCCGCCAATGGTGAAGGTGCCCGCAGGACTGTGGTTCAAGCCGTTCATAACGATCGACTGGTCCGAGAACTGCAGCCGCTCGATATGGGTCAGCGTATCGGTTCCGTCGCCACCGACATTATCGGTCACCGTGACGGTCGAACCGAGCGCAATCCCGGCCAGGGCGGCAGCGGTCACCGCAACACCGTTCACGGTGAAGCTGTAGTTCGCGAGAGCCCCGGAGAACACGGCCGTATCGAAGTTCGCCGCGGCCGAGTACTTGATCTCACGCACGATCTGGAGCTGACCCGGATTCCACTCACCGCTCAGCATATGCGGGATCATCGGCTCCATGCTGTCGAAGGTGGCGATCTCATCCAGTACGCCGTTTCCGTTGGCGTCCACCTTCTCGCGGACGCTGATGCGCACATTGAGCCAGGCGTCGCCGTCGATGACGTCGTTACCGCCGCGCCCTTCGATGATGTCGCTGCCGTCGCCGCCCAGGATCACGTTGCCCGCATCGAAGAAGCGGACACCGCTGGACTCGCTGATGGTGTCGCCCAGCAGAGTCTCCAAGCCGTCGATCAGTGCGAAGTTGGTGAGCACGCTGCCTTGCGCGCCCGCACCGGCGATCGCCGCCGCGTCCGCGTCGTCGCCCTGCAGGACGTCGCTATGCGCCGAGCCCGAAAGGCCTTCAACGGCATCGAACCTCGCCAGGATCGACGCTCCCGACCCGGGGACCAGAGGCTGATCGAAGAAACGGTCGGTCAGGTCGATCGTCACGCCGACCGCGTCGTCCTTGAACGTTGCCCAGTCGAAGCCGGACGCGCCGATGTAGCGATCGCCAACGCCGAGGCTGCCGACCATGATGTCGTCACCGCCTTCGGCGTTGAACTTGTCGTTCTCGCCGCTGCCGATATAGACGTCGTTTCCGATGATCGGATCGTTTCCGAGCGGATCGAAATTGTCGCCGGGGGCGCCGTCGGACGTGCCGTGCTCGATCCAGTCGTCGCCCTCATTGCCCATGTTCTGTTCGTCGGCCTTGGTACCGAAGATAAAGTCGTTACCCGCGCCGCCGAACGACTCGTTGGCATCCTCACCGGTGACGATGAAGTCGCTGCCGAAGCCGCCGATGATGAGATTGATGCCGTTGCCGCCATGAATGACGTCGTTGCCGTCGCCGCCCTGGATATTGTCGTCGCCACCGAGGTCGGTGATGATGTCGTCACCGGCGCCGCCCCGGAGCTGATCGTTGCCGTAGCCGCCGTCCATTCGGTCGTTACCGGCGTCGCCCCAGATGGTGTCGTCGCCCTCGCTGCTGATCAGCGTGTCGTTCTCAGACGTGCCGCCGAGCACGACATGGTCTTCGCCCGTGTACTGCAGGTAATGCGAGTCGGGCCCGGCCGTATGCGGATCGTCACGAATGACGAGCGGATGCAGGGCAGCCGCCGGACCGTCTCCGAGGGGGTCGTCGCGACCATTGGCGCCCAGTCCGGTAAACTGCTTGGACTGATCGGTCTCGAGGATCCAGGTCGGCGTCGAAAACACCAGCGCCGGAAGATGCGTCGCATTCGTGTTCGCCATGATGAGCTTGGCGAATGAATTGCCTTCCAGCTCGGCATTGAAGGCGAGACCGGCCGTTCGCTCCAGATAGTAGAAGCGGTCGCCGTCCTGGAGCTTTTCGAGCTGGTTCTCGAAGATGAAATTGAAGGTCGAGCCGAGCATGCCGCCGAACGGCATGATCTCCTCGGCGAGGCCGCCGATCCAGAGATCGACATTGCCGAGCCCCGTGGTGGTCACGCCATCCAGATCCTTGGCGTGAGCCGCGTTGCCGTTCGTCCAAGCCCCAGTGCTGTTCAGGAAGTCCAGACGATCCGTGTAGGTCACGCCATTGATGAGCGTACCATCGGCGTCGCTTCCATCTCCGAGAACCAGCAGGATCGCTGCCGCTCGCTTGTCGGCCATCGTCGTGGACGACGTGATGGCCGCGTGGGTGCCATAGGCCGCAATGAAGTTGATCAGCGACTCCGGATGCTTCAGATACTGCATGAAGTCGGCCCAGCTCGCATAGGGCTTGAGCTGACTCTCGCCACTCTGCTCGTAGATCTGGGCGCGAACGTCGTTCAGCGTCGGAATCCCAGCATCGCGGCCGCGCGCGATGTTGATCGCTGGCAGATCGAGCGGAAGACCGAGCAGGTTGTTGCGCAGCGCTTCGGTGACGAACTCGTCGATCTCGTTGCCGACCTGGCGGGTGACGCCGCGCACGATGGCGCTGGTCGCCTCCTCCGGATCCGCTCCGCTCGCCGCATAGGCCAGCGGATTGAGGAATGCCGCGATCAAACCGAGTTGCTGGTCCGGATCGGCCGAATTCGGATCGCCGACCACATTGAAGTCGGCGTCGTAGCGGTCGACCGTTTCCGTCAGCATCGAGTGACCGAACCGATAGACGGTGTGGGCGAACTCGGCGACGATCGAGGCGTCGAGGTTGACGTCATACACCTGGGTCGGCGCGAAGAACGCATCGACGTTCGGCTGGATGGTGCGCGCGAACTCCTCGAACACCAGATGCTGGTACTGCATCTCGGTGCCGAACTTCGCCGCCTGGAACAGCCGTTCGCCGTCCCATTGGAGGAGCGCGACGTCGGCCGGAGACGTCGGGAATGTGGTGACCGGGACCCGCAGCCACTCGTTCAGGAACGCCATGTCCTGCGTCAGCAGAACGGTGTCCATGGTCTGCTGGGCAAGGCGGTTATGCTCGGAATGGAAGATGGCGTGAACCGCGGTCAGCCCGATGTTTTCGTTCACGCGGCCGTCGCCGGCGATGTAGTGGGCGTCGAGCAGCTCGTTGTCATAGGTGCCCGCAGGCTGCGGGCCGGTGTTGATTATGTCATCACCGTCCGCGACGAGCGGAGCACCGAAGTCGTTGACCGGCACCGCGGAGTGCGCGATGTCGTTCAGGAACGCGTGACCGGTGCGAGCGGCATTCGTAAGGCTGATTCCGAGCCCGCCATTGGCGGAGGGATCGCCCTCGACCAGAACGTCATCGGCGGTACCCGCGATGCCGTCGGCCCCCTTCATCACGACCTGCACGAAGCCGTTCGCGCCGGGGATGAAATTGCCGTAGGCATCGGTCGCGAGCAGCGGAACGTTGTCGAAATCCCTGTCGGTGAGATCGATGCCGAGCAGGTCGCGCGCTTGTGCCTTCACGACCTTCCAGGTTGCCATGCCGCCGATTTCGACGTCGTCAGCGGTACCGAACTTGCCATCCGCACCGAGATCGCGATTGGTGATCAGGCGTCCGGTGGCGTGAGGCTTGTCGTCATCACCCATCGCGTAGGCGCGCAGGAAGACCTGGTGCGAGGGATGCGAGGAGTACGTCTGGTTCTGGTCGACGAATGGCGAGGTCGTGTTCTGATTCTCGATGGTATCGTCGGCGGTGCCGACGACCCCGTCAGCGCCCGGGCCGTGGAACACTGTGGCGCGGGTGAGGACCATGAAATTGGTCTGTGGACTCGCGGGATTATAGAGTGGATCGTCCGGCTCTAGCGGAATGAAGATGGTGCCGTTGCCGCCCTTGGTCACGAGATCGAGACCGTGATCGAAGAACTGGCCGAAGAAGGTCATCCACGCGTTGAATGGCGCGGTGAGCCCGGCATCGGGCGCTACGTTCTCGAAGAAGAAGACCTCGCGATCGTCCGCGGTGCCGAACTGTCCGTCGATGCCTGGGCTGGTGACGATGTGGACACCGTCCTTGAGAACGTCGTCGCTGCCGACGGCACCGAAGTCGAGATGGCCGTTCGCTCCGGGATCATAGGCCGTAGCATAAGCAACGGGATTGTTGGCGGTCTGATCCACGATCAGGTTCGAGATCGTGCGCGGATCGCTGTCCGCTACGTTACCGGCCGCGCCGTAGTCGTTGTTCGTGACGGTACCCCCCGGCCCCGGGAAGAGGAACATGCTGTCACCGTCGTTCTCGTTGCGGAACGACGGGTCCGTTGCGCGCGGGAACAGATTGTCGGCCGCGCCGAACTCGGTGTTGTTGATGCCGTTGAGATCGATCAAATTGTTGAACGAGCCATCGACCGTGCGAAGGCCGATCGCCGCGCGGACGTTCGGGACCAGCGACATCAGATCTGCGCCGTCGGCGTGGGCCTCGGCGACCTTGATCTGCCTGAGGATGAACTCGAGGTCGGACCGGATGAAGTGGATCCCCTCGCCACCCGCCGTCACGTCCGGGCCGGGGGCTGTCACCGCCGCAGGCGGTGCATCGGGAACGTCGATCACCAGCGCGGTCTGTGGCGAGAAGACGATCTCGGGTACGCCGTGCGCGTCCATGTAGACGCCCTTCACCCGAAGCGCGAGCCCGGCCAGATCGGGCGTGACGCGGAACGTCGTGCCGTTCGCGCTCTGGAACGCGAGATCGCCGCCCGGAAGGATAATGATGTCTTCGAACACGCCCGAGCCTGTATCGCGCTCGACCTGCCAAATATAGGAGATCTGGCCCGTGATGGTACCGCCCGGATTATCGCCGTCGGTAATGTCCGCGCTGGAGACTCTGAGAAGTTGCCCCTCGGTCGGCGTGTTCAGATCGAGGGGAAGGCCCGTGCCGGCATCGAGGATGGCAAGCTGTCCGACCGGGTCCTGATTGAGTTCAGGCCTGAGATTGAAGGAGAAATCGGCGAACTGCAGCCGTTCGACGTGGGTGAGGCGATCGCTTCCGTCCCTGCCGGCAACGCTATCAATCACGGTAACGATGTCGTCGTTGAAGTCGTCCGGAGTGCCGGCATCGTTGAACAGAATGCTGTAGTCGCCGAGATTGCCCGAGAATACGGCGGTGTCGAATCCGAAGCCGCCGTCCTTGATCTCGCGCACGGCCACCAGCTGGCCGGGGTTGTAGGTCCCGTTCAGCATGAGCGTGAACATGTCCGCCATGCTGTCGAAGGACGCGATTTCCGGGCCGCTCCCGTCGGCGTTCTGGCGCACGCTGATGCGAACGTTGAGCCACTTGTCGCCGTCGATCAGATCGTCGCCGCCGCGGCCTTCGAGGATGTCGCCACCGCCGCCGCCGAGGATGATGTTGCCCGTGGCAAATCCGGTCGCTCCGGCACCGAGAAGCTCCTGGAGACCGTCGATCAAACCGACATTGGTCAGAGCCCCGCCCGTGGCGCCGCCATGATTGAGGATCGTGACCGCGTCGACGTCATCGCCGCGCAGAATGTCCGTGTACTTCGTGCCCGACAGGCCCTCGACCTCGGCAAAGCGGTCGAGGATCGAACTCGGCGAGGCCGCGAAGGGAAGCGCGATGTGATCGCCGATCTCGCCGACGCCACCGAAGATCGCAAGTCCGAGGTCGGCCGTGACGCCGAACGGATCGTTCTTGTAGGTGACCCAGTCGAAGCCGGACATGCCGTCCATCTTGTCCTGGGCATCGCTGCCCACGAAGATGTCGTCGCCGCCCTCACCGATCATTTCGTCAAAACCGCCGCCACCGACGAAGATGTCGTTGCCGATGACGTTGTCGGCCAGGAATGGCGCAAAATTGTCGCCGGGCGCGCCGTCCTGCGTGCCCCACTCGATCCAATCGTCGCCCTCGTTGCCGGTGGGCGGCAGACTTACCTTGGCGCTGTAGATGAAGTCGTCGCCCTGCCCGCCGAATGTGGTCGAGATATCCTCATAGGTGATGATGAAATCCTTGCCATCGCCACCGAGAATGATGTTGCCGAGACCCGCCGCCATCATGTTGCCGGCGTGGATGACGTCGTTGCCGGCGCCGCCCTGGAGCACGTCGTCGCCGCCGAGGTCCGTGATGATGTCGTCGCCGTCGCCACCAAGAATCGTGTCGTTCCCGTAGCCGCCTTCCAGCCTGTCGTTGCCGCCGTCGCCGTACAGCGTGTCGTCGCCCTCGCTCGAGATGATGATGTCGTTGCCGGCGGTGCCGCCGAGCACGACATGGTCGGCGCCGTTGTATCTGAGAAAGTTCGTGTCTGATCCCGTCGTTGCCGGATTGTCGCGCACGACGAGGCCCTGAACTTCCTGGCCGAAGATTGTGATTCCGCCGGTCGGGTCGTCGTGTCCGCCGATCCCAAGACCCGTGAACTGCTTCGATTGATCGACCTCAAGGGTCCACGTGGGCGTGGTGAAGATCGCATCCGGCAGATGCGTGACGTCCGTGTTGGCCATCACCAGCTTGGCAAAGGAATTGGCCTCGAGTTCGGCACCGAAATGCAGTCCCGCGGTGCGCGACAGATAGTAGAAGCGGTCGCCGTTCTGCAGGTTCTCCATCTGCGTCTCGAAGACGAAATTGAAACTCGAGCCGAGCAGGCCGCCGAAGGGCATCTGCCGTTCCGCCAGGCCGCCGACCCAGAAATCGATCGAGCCGAGGCCGGTCGTCGTGACGCCGTCGAGATCCTTGGTATGGCTACCGCTGTTTGCCCAGGCGCCCGTGCCGTGCAGGAAGTCAAAGCGATCAGAGTAATCGACTCCGTTGATCGTCACGCCGTCCGAATCGTCGCCATCGCCGAACACCAGCAGACTCGCCGCTGCGCGCTTGTCGGCCAGGGTCGTGGCGGATGTGATCGTCTCGTGGGTGCCATAGGCCGCGATGAAATTGACCAGCGATTCCGGATGCCTCAGATGCCCCAGGAAATCGGCCCAGCTGATATAGGGCTTGACGTTCTCGTCGCCCGACATCTGGTAGAATTCAGCGCGTGCCGCATTGAGTGACGGAATGCCGGTATCGCGGCCGCGCGCGATATTGAGCACTGCGAGATCAAGAGGCGTGCCCAGGAGGTTGTTACGGAGGGCCTGCGTGATGAACTCGTCGATTTCGTTGCCGACGGTCCGCGTGACGCCGCGCACGATGGCGCCGGTCGCTTCCTCCGGCGTGAGGCCGCTTTGGGCGTAGGCAAGCGGATTGAGGAAGGCCGCGATCAGGCCGAGCTGCTGGTCCGGATCGGCGGCGTTCGGGTCGCCAACGACGTTGAAGTCGGCGTCGAAGCGATCGACTGTCTCGGTCAGCATCGAATGACCGAAGCGATAGACCG
Encoded here:
- a CDS encoding peroxidase family protein yields the protein MAVQFIRSDLEFILAQILYAERDAHGEDLLNILPNVQVPWGLRTVDGSYNNLVFNENLGIDQTQFGAADTTFPRLLTPVFRAAEGLPPDFFGPGSPAGPATTYAQTSGNVVDSQPRIISNLIVDQTNNNPAAVAAAAGTSGAGLVASPGLDGIFGTADDTLVNFIPNVTPDAGLSAPFNAWFTFFGQFFDHGLDLVTKGGHDFVFIPLQPDDPLYIPGSPTNFMIETRATGQPGPDGVLGTADDIHEHENTTTAFVDQNQTYTSHPSHQVFLREYHLLAVDPDGPSGPGLESIRPFTTGNLLTNRNLGGDGHFGTADDVEIGGMSTWAVLKAQARDVLGIKLTDMDFDNVPLLATDAYGNFIPGAHGYPQVVMKGPDGIAGTADDFLVEGNPAAPIDLTDAVRTGHQFLIDVAHSAKPVDDFGAPLTADDDSIVNTGPQPAGTYDNELLDAHYIAGDGRVNENIGLTAVHAIFHAEHNRLVEHTKEVALASNDVAFLNQWLLMPVVAVPTTQAEIDALVWNGDRLFQAARFGTEMQYQHLVFEEFARTVQPNVDEFLAPNGYDTTIDPAIFAEFAHTVYRFGHSMLTETVDRFDADFNVVGDPNAADPDQQLGLIAAFLNPLAYAQSGLTPEEATGAIVRGVTRTVGNEIDEFITQALRNNLLGTPLDLAVLNIARGRDTGIPSLNAARAEFYQMSGDENVKPYISWADFLGHLRHPESLVNFIAAYGTHETITSATTLADKRAAASLLVFGDGDDSDGVTINGVDYSDRFDFLHGTGAWANSGSHTKDLDGVTTTGLGSIDFWVGGLAERQMPFGGLLGSSFNFVFETQMENLQNGDRFYYLSRTAGLHFGAELEANSFAKLVMANTDVTHLPDAIFTTPTWTLEVDQSKQFTGLGIGGHDDPTGGITIFGQEVQGLVVRDNPATTGSDTNFLRYNGADHVVLGGTAGNDIIISSEGDDTLYGDGGNDRLEGGYGNDTILGGDGDDIITDLGGDDVLQGGAGNDVIHAGNMMAAGLGNIILGGDGKDFIITYEDISTTFGGQGDDFIYSAKVSLPPTGNEGDDWIEWGTQDGAPGDNFAPFLADNVIGNDIFVGGGGFDEMIGEGGDDIFVGSDAQDKMDGMSGFDWVTYKNDPFGVTADLGLAIFGGVGEIGDHIALPFAASPSSILDRFAEVEGLSGTKYTDILRGDDVDAVTILNHGGATGGALTNVGLIDGLQELLGAGATGFATGNIILGGGGGDILEGRGGDDLIDGDKWLNVRISVRQNADGSGPEIASFDSMADMFTLMLNGTYNPGQLVAVREIKDGGFGFDTAVFSGNLGDYSILFNDAGTPDDFNDDIVTVIDSVAGRDGSDRLTHVERLQFADFSFNLRPELNQDPVGQLAILDAGTGLPLDLNTPTEGQLLRVSSADITDGDNPGGTITGQISYIWQVERDTGSGVFEDIIILPGGDLAFQSANGTTFRVTPDLAGLALRVKGVYMDAHGVPEIVFSPQTALVIDVPDAPPAAVTAPGPDVTAGGEGIHFIRSDLEFILRQIKVAEAHADGADLMSLVPNVRAAIGLRTVDGSFNNLIDLNGINNTEFGAADNLFPRATDPSFRNENDGDSMFLFPGPGGTVTNNDYGAAGNVADSDPRTISNLIVDQTANNPVAYATAYDPGANGHLDFGAVGSDDVLKDGVHIVTSPGIDGQFGTADDREVFFFENVAPDAGLTAPFNAWMTFFGQFFDHGLDLVTKGGNGTIFIPLEPDDPLYNPASPQTNFMVLTRATVFHGPGADGVVGTADDTIENQNTTSPFVDQNQTYSSHPSHQVFLRAYAMGDDDKPHATGRLITNRDLGADGKFGTADDVEIGGMATWKVVKAQARDLLGIDLTDRDFDNVPLLATDAYGNFIPGANGFVQVVMKGADGIAGTADDVLVEGDPSANGGLGISLTNAARTGHAFLNDIAHSAVPVNDFGAPLVADGDDIINTGPQPAGTYDNELLDAHYIAGDGRVNENIGLTAVHAIFHSEHNRLAQQTMDTVLLTQDMAFLNEWLRVPVTTFPTSPADVALLQWDGERLFQAAKFGTEMQYQHLVFEEFARTIQPNVDAFFAPTQVYDVNLDASIVAEFAHTVYRFGHSMLTETVDRYDADFNVVGDPNSADPDQQLGLIAAFLNPLAYAASGADPEEATSAIVRGVTRQVGNEIDEFVTEALRNNLLGLPLDLPAINIARGRDAGIPTLNDVRAQIYEQSGESQLKPYASWADFMQYLKHPESLINFIAAYGTHAAITSSTTMADKRAAAILLVLGDGSDADGTLINGVTYTDRLDFLNSTGAWTNGNAAHAKDLDGVTTTGLGNVDLWIGGLAEEIMPFGGMLGSTFNFIFENQLEKLQDGDRFYYLERTAGLAFNAELEGNSFAKLIMANTNATHLPALVFSTPTWILETDQSKQFTGLGANGRDDPLGDGPAAALHPLVIRDDPHTAGPDSHYLQYTGEDHVVLGGTSENDTLISSEGDDTIWGDAGNDRMDGGYGNDQLRGGAGDDIITDLGGDDNIQGGDGNDVIHGGNGINLIIGGFGSDFIVTGEDANESFGGAGNDFIFGTKADEQNMGNEGDDWIEHGTSDGAPGDNFDPLGNDPIIGNDVYIGSGENDKFNAEGGDDIMVGSLGVGDRYIGASGFDWATFKDDAVGVTIDLTDRFFDQPLVPGSGASILARFDAVEGLSGSAHSDVLQGDDADAAAIAGAGAQGSVLTNFALIDGLETLLGDTISESSGVRFFDAGNVILGGDGSDIIEGRGGNDVIDGDAWLNVRISVREKVDANGNGVLDEIATFDSMEPMIPHMLSGEWNPGQLQIVREIKYSAAANFDTAVFSGALANYSFTVNGVAVTAAALAGIALGSTVTVTDNVGGDGTDTLTHIERLQFSDQSIVMNGLNHSPAGTFTIGGAATEDQPLTVSLAGITDADNPGTGAITGAVAYFWQVETVPDSGVYDDLLTDFTAGEVARVTGPTFTPGDAEVGLRLRVRALYQDANGVIEQVFSEPTAPITNVNDLPAGTLAISEATPTEGDLLTVANLITDADGLTTAVFTYQWQQSPDGSTWTDIAGAVTTSFTPGNAQADMMLRVVASYTDDLGTAETFFGAATAPVINLPGPPLGLSISNMFVFENIAAGVPIAAVTVDDDPGDTHTFIVSDPRFEIVSGSLRLAAGARLDDSDVGMLGLTVNVTDNDGNSVDFPIGLVVLNVNEAPDAIALSNAAVAENAAGAAIGTVSVYDQDLGDVQAITVSDARFEVVGGVLKLKAGISLDAEAGQSVFLTVTATDQEGLSKTTRFTILVQDVADSAATQTGTAAGNTLAGGAGDDVLLGLGGNDLLTGGAGNDRLDGGTGADSMTGGTGNDIFIVDNIGDAVVELAGQGNDTVQTSLTSYTLGNNVENLIFTGTAAFTGNGNELDNVIAGGAGNDNLNGNAGDDTLIGNAGNDTLNGGDGNDALYGGAGNDTLNGAAGSDILEGGDGDDTLSG